Proteins co-encoded in one Pseudomonadota bacterium genomic window:
- a CDS encoding DUF1513 domain-containing protein, whose amino-acid sequence MRRRALLAAPILALPTLAPAQQTAAFRVYSCARDRTGSHHLAEIDWRDGTLRLIPLPGRGHHVAVSPETPWCAAPARRPGDWLLLWNRRTDHHTLLRPPAGYFFTGHAVFAENPQFLYCSAQHTNTSRGAVLVVDTFAREPRFSGALDTHGIGPHAIAFDPRHRHLVVCNGGLQTHPVRRREVTNAAHFASSLVRLSLTGERISQHVAEPGLSLRHLDLDNTGRAVVAAQVPAGAAAGVDTALVWLENPIGGPLQAASWQHGLHHTLQGYLGDVRWQGHGDVIATSAPSASVLRLGERIAVNMHTDVSGVAVSPVGTVLSDGLGRLVVHGGRKRRFDLAFDNHLSCLES is encoded by the coding sequence ATGCGACGCCGTGCCCTGTTGGCAGCGCCCATACTGGCGCTCCCTACGCTGGCGCCGGCCCAGCAGACCGCCGCGTTTCGGGTCTATTCCTGCGCGCGAGACCGCACGGGCTCGCACCACCTCGCTGAAATCGACTGGCGCGACGGCACCCTGCGGCTGATCCCGTTGCCGGGACGCGGTCACCACGTGGCGGTGTCGCCGGAGACGCCGTGGTGCGCCGCCCCGGCGCGCCGCCCGGGCGACTGGTTGCTGCTCTGGAATCGACGCACTGACCACCACACCCTGCTCAGACCGCCAGCCGGATACTTTTTCACCGGACACGCGGTGTTTGCCGAGAACCCGCAGTTTCTCTACTGCAGCGCGCAACACACGAACACAAGCCGTGGCGCGGTTTTGGTGGTGGATACCTTCGCCCGAGAGCCGCGGTTCAGCGGTGCACTGGACACACACGGTATCGGGCCACACGCCATCGCCTTCGACCCTCGCCACCGCCATCTCGTCGTCTGCAACGGCGGGTTGCAAACGCACCCCGTGCGGCGACGCGAGGTGACAAACGCAGCTCATTTCGCCAGCTCGCTCGTTCGCCTGTCGTTGACAGGCGAACGTATCAGCCAGCACGTGGCCGAACCAGGCTTGAGTTTGCGACACCTGGATCTCGACAACACCGGGCGCGCGGTTGTCGCCGCGCAAGTGCCTGCAGGTGCCGCCGCCGGTGTCGACACGGCGCTGGTGTGGCTCGAGAACCCCATTGGTGGCCCGCTGCAAGCGGCGAGTTGGCAGCACGGCCTGCACCACACGCTGCAAGGGTACCTGGGTGATGTCCGCTGGCAGGGGCACGGCGACGTGATTGCCACGAGCGCACCGAGCGCCTCGGTGCTGCGGCTCGGCGAGCGGATCGCCGTGAACATGCACACCGACGTGTCCGGCGTCGCTGTCAGCCCGGTGGGCACCGTGTTGAGCGACGGCCTCGGTCGCCTGGTTGTGCACGGCGGGCGCAAACGGCGGTTCGACCTCGCTTTTGACAACCACCTCAGCTGCCTCGAGAGCTGA
- a CDS encoding di-heme oxidoredictase family protein yields the protein MRVSLGRATPTSTCTAGARHTRPAVVCVALIGAALAGALTAEPRLPGGHTTHTRADNRQSFSHASTNLPASERMAFTLGNAIFRKRWVASPASTASSDGLGPLYNARSCQRCHVKDGRGAPPGVLPVLGVSGSVLALRAHDGQGGDPVYGAQLQDFGVPGLAAEGRLNVEPESVLRHGQTLTRWGIGVSALAQGPLDPDTRVSLRVAPQMIGLGLLEAIPADAIRAQADPDDRDDDGVSGRAAALPDGSLGRFGWKAHSPTVRDQSSIAFLTDMGLSTPARPHAAGDCTAEQRDCRHAPHGPGEDGVEVSDKMMRWVTFYASHLAPPHRPDADASHIVRGETLFHEVGCAVCHTPRWQTGPSAFPALANQTIYPYTDLLLHDMGAGLDDGAPGTVASSAEWRTPPLWGLGRIRDVNGHLRLLHDGRADGVSEAVAWHGGEAEASATAFFALDSDAMTDLVAFVESL from the coding sequence GTGCGCGTGTCTCTGGGACGCGCCACGCCAACGTCGACATGCACCGCCGGGGCCCGCCACACGCGCCCGGCGGTGGTGTGTGTCGCCCTGATCGGCGCCGCGTTGGCCGGCGCGCTGACGGCGGAACCCCGTTTACCGGGGGGTCACACCACCCACACCCGTGCGGACAACCGGCAGAGCTTTTCGCACGCGTCGACAAACCTGCCCGCATCCGAGCGCATGGCGTTCACCCTCGGCAACGCGATCTTTCGCAAACGCTGGGTTGCAAGCCCGGCCAGCACCGCGAGCAGCGACGGTCTCGGTCCGCTTTACAACGCCCGCTCCTGCCAACGCTGCCATGTCAAGGACGGGCGGGGCGCGCCGCCCGGCGTGCTGCCCGTGCTCGGTGTCAGCGGCAGCGTGCTCGCGCTGCGCGCGCACGACGGACAGGGCGGCGACCCGGTGTACGGAGCCCAGCTGCAGGATTTCGGCGTGCCGGGCCTCGCGGCCGAAGGGCGCCTCAACGTCGAGCCGGAGTCTGTCCTGCGCCACGGCCAGACGCTCACGCGGTGGGGCATCGGCGTCTCGGCGCTGGCGCAGGGACCACTCGACCCCGACACACGAGTCAGCCTGCGCGTCGCGCCCCAGATGATTGGACTGGGCCTGCTCGAAGCCATCCCGGCTGATGCGATTCGCGCTCAGGCCGATCCCGACGACCGCGACGACGACGGCGTGAGCGGACGCGCAGCCGCCCTGCCCGATGGCAGTCTCGGCCGCTTCGGCTGGAAGGCCCACTCGCCCACCGTGCGCGACCAGAGCAGCATTGCCTTCCTCACCGACATGGGTCTTAGCACGCCGGCCCGCCCGCACGCGGCGGGTGATTGCACAGCTGAACAACGCGACTGCCGACATGCGCCGCACGGACCGGGCGAGGACGGTGTCGAAGTCAGTGACAAGATGATGCGCTGGGTCACGTTCTACGCGAGTCACCTCGCACCGCCGCACCGGCCGGACGCCGACGCGAGTCACATCGTGCGCGGCGAGACCCTGTTCCATGAGGTCGGCTGCGCGGTGTGCCACACGCCACGCTGGCAAACCGGGCCCAGTGCGTTCCCGGCGCTGGCGAACCAGACCATCTACCCCTACACCGACCTGCTGCTGCACGACATGGGTGCGGGTCTCGATGATGGCGCCCCCGGCACCGTCGCGAGCAGCGCGGAGTGGCGAACACCGCCGCTCTGGGGTCTCGGACGGATACGCGATGTCAACGGACACCTCAGGCTGTTGCACGACGGCCGCGCAGACGGCGTCAGCGAAGCGGTCGCGTGGCACGGCGGCGAAGCCGAGGCCAGCGCGACGGCCTTTTTTGCCCTCGATTCGGACGCCATGACGGACCTTGTGGCCTTTGTGGAGAGCCTGTGA
- a CDS encoding carboxyl transferase domain-containing protein yields the protein MAVLASALSTVSSEYQTNRARMLLQLAEVREAAEQAAEGGGERARERHLARGKLLPRDRVAGLLDPGSPFLEIGATAAHGLYGGASPCAGLIAGVGRVHGREVMVVCNDATVKGGTYYPMTVKKHLRAQEIAEDNGLPCAYLVDSGGANLPNQDEVFPDREHFGRIFYNQARMSAAGIPQLAVVMGSCTAGGAYVPAMSDVSIIVREQGTIFLAGPPLVKAATGEVIDAESLGGGDVHTRLSGVADLLADDDAHALALARRALSNLNRGRPDTVERQAPVPPRFDVDELLGVIPVDARTPFDVREVVARIVDDSQLDEFKPRFGPTLVCGFAHINGVPVGLIANNGVLHSESAAKGAHFVELCSQRKTPLVFLQNITGFMVGSQAEHGGIARHGAKLVTAVATTAVPKITVLLGASYGAGNYGMAGRAYSPRFLWTWPNARIAVMGGEQAAGVLATVQREGTERRGGSWTEADDARVKDPIIAQFAEQSHPLYASARLWDDGVIDPRQTRAVLSLSLEACLNTAIADTRFGVFRM from the coding sequence ATGGCGGTTTTGGCATCGGCGCTGTCCACGGTGTCGAGCGAGTACCAGACCAACCGCGCACGCATGCTCTTGCAGCTCGCCGAGGTGCGCGAAGCCGCAGAGCAAGCGGCCGAGGGCGGCGGCGAGCGGGCGCGCGAGCGCCACCTCGCCCGCGGCAAGCTGCTGCCGCGCGACCGCGTGGCCGGGCTGCTCGACCCGGGCTCACCCTTTCTCGAAATCGGTGCGACCGCAGCACACGGTCTTTACGGTGGGGCGTCACCCTGCGCCGGCCTGATTGCCGGCGTCGGGCGTGTGCACGGGCGAGAGGTGATGGTCGTGTGCAACGACGCGACGGTCAAAGGCGGGACCTACTACCCGATGACCGTGAAGAAACACCTGCGCGCCCAGGAGATTGCCGAGGACAATGGTTTGCCCTGCGCGTACCTCGTCGACAGCGGCGGTGCCAACCTGCCGAACCAGGACGAGGTGTTCCCGGACCGCGAACACTTCGGCCGCATCTTCTACAACCAGGCGCGCATGTCGGCGGCGGGCATCCCGCAACTCGCGGTTGTCATGGGTTCGTGCACCGCAGGCGGTGCCTACGTGCCGGCGATGTCGGACGTGTCGATCATCGTGCGAGAACAGGGGACGATTTTCCTCGCCGGACCGCCTCTCGTGAAGGCCGCGACGGGTGAAGTCATCGATGCCGAGTCGCTCGGCGGCGGCGACGTGCACACACGGCTATCGGGCGTCGCCGACCTGCTCGCCGACGACGACGCGCACGCGCTCGCGCTTGCGCGCCGCGCGCTGTCCAACCTCAACCGTGGCAGACCGGACACGGTCGAACGCCAGGCGCCGGTGCCGCCCCGGTTTGACGTCGACGAGCTGCTCGGGGTGATCCCGGTCGACGCGCGCACCCCCTTCGATGTGCGGGAAGTCGTTGCACGTATCGTCGACGACTCGCAACTCGACGAATTCAAGCCCCGTTTCGGGCCGACGCTGGTGTGCGGTTTCGCCCACATCAATGGCGTGCCCGTCGGGCTGATCGCCAACAACGGGGTGTTGCACAGCGAGTCCGCGGCCAAGGGCGCGCACTTCGTCGAGCTGTGCTCGCAGCGCAAAACCCCGCTGGTGTTCCTCCAGAACATCACCGGCTTCATGGTCGGTAGCCAGGCCGAGCACGGTGGCATCGCCCGTCACGGCGCCAAGCTCGTCACCGCGGTCGCCACCACGGCGGTGCCGAAGATCACGGTGCTGCTCGGCGCGAGTTACGGCGCGGGCAACTATGGCATGGCCGGGCGGGCCTACAGCCCGCGCTTTCTCTGGACCTGGCCCAACGCACGCATCGCCGTGATGGGCGGTGAGCAGGCGGCCGGCGTGCTCGCCACGGTGCAGCGCGAGGGCACCGAGCGCCGCGGTGGCAGCTGGACCGAGGCCGACGACGCGCGCGTCAAGGACCCGATCATTGCGCAGTTTGCCGAGCAGTCACACCCCTTGTACGCCTCGGCTCGCCTCTGGGACGACGGCGTGATCGACCCGCGGCAGACCCGAGCGGTTTTGAGCCTGAGCCTGGAAGCCTGCTTGAACACTGCCATCGCCGACACGCGCTTCGGCGTGTTCAGGATGTGA
- a CDS encoding TetR/AcrR family transcriptional regulator translates to MARTAGSRGDVTESAILTAARQLITEIGFEALSIRQLAGAVGVTSGALYRYFPSKSAILFRLMDRHLRSLLAAWAEADPGADAGSRTRLAAFIRFHLSYHIPRREDVFLSYRELRHLAPADYVAICGLRDQYEAVLANLIDAAIADGTVAKRDPKLATRAIISMLTGVTEWFRNDGPLDVDALQAHYLALVLHGLCGPGE, encoded by the coding sequence TTGGCCCGAACCGCAGGATCCCGAGGCGACGTCACCGAGTCCGCGATACTGACTGCGGCGCGCCAGCTCATCACCGAGATCGGTTTCGAGGCGTTGAGCATTCGGCAGCTCGCCGGCGCGGTGGGCGTCACCTCCGGCGCGCTGTACCGCTATTTTCCGAGCAAATCGGCCATCCTCTTCCGGCTGATGGACCGTCACTTGCGCTCGCTGCTCGCCGCGTGGGCCGAGGCCGATCCCGGTGCAGACGCGGGCAGTCGGACCCGCCTGGCCGCGTTCATCCGGTTCCACCTCAGCTACCACATCCCGCGCCGTGAGGACGTGTTTCTGTCCTACCGAGAATTGCGGCACCTCGCGCCGGCGGATTACGTTGCCATCTGTGGCTTGCGCGACCAGTACGAGGCGGTGCTCGCCAACCTGATCGACGCGGCGATTGCGGACGGCACCGTCGCCAAGCGCGACCCGAAACTCGCGACCCGCGCCATCATCAGCATGCTGACCGGTGTGACCGAGTGGTTCCGCAACGATGGGCCACTCGACGTCGACGCGTTGCAAGCGCACTACCTTGCGCTGGTGCTCCACGGGCTCTGCGGGCCGGGGGAGTGA
- a CDS encoding ATP-dependent Clp protease proteolytic subunit yields MSDDKDNKKANPAIGEKLFAARKVLICEEINQTMARRVIAELLALAETSDDPIQLFVNSQGGHVEAGDSIHDVIGFIAPTVQVIGTGWVASAGTHIYLAADKANRFCLPNTRFLIHQPSGGAGGSATDIAIQAAQIIKMRERLAQVIANSTGTDIERVRKDIERDKWMDTAEAIDYGIVSKVITSSAELA; encoded by the coding sequence ATGTCTGACGACAAAGACAACAAGAAAGCCAACCCGGCGATCGGCGAGAAACTCTTCGCTGCGCGCAAGGTGTTGATCTGCGAGGAGATCAACCAGACCATGGCGCGGCGCGTGATCGCCGAACTGCTGGCACTGGCGGAGACATCGGACGACCCGATTCAGCTGTTCGTCAACAGCCAGGGTGGCCACGTCGAAGCCGGGGACAGCATCCACGACGTGATCGGCTTCATCGCACCCACGGTCCAGGTCATCGGCACGGGGTGGGTTGCCAGTGCGGGCACGCACATCTACCTCGCGGCAGACAAGGCCAACCGCTTCTGCCTGCCCAACACGCGCTTTCTGATCCACCAACCCTCGGGCGGTGCCGGCGGCAGCGCGACAGACATCGCGATCCAGGCCGCGCAGATCATCAAGATGCGCGAGCGTCTCGCCCAGGTCATTGCGAACAGCACCGGCACCGACATCGAGCGCGTGCGCAAGGACATCGAGCGCGACAAGTGGATGGACACGGCCGAGGCGATCGACTACGGCATCGTCAGCAAGGTCATCACCTCGAGCGCCGAACTGGCCTGA
- a CDS encoding isovaleryl-CoA dehydrogenase — translation MFTASMHFALGEEIDALRDTVHRWAQERVAPRAAEIDQSNCFPPELWREMGDLGLLGITVSEAHGGAGMGYLAHSIAVEEVARASASVSLSYGAHSNLCVNQIHLNGTDEQKARYLPGLVSGEHVGALAMSEPSAGSDVVSMKLAAEKMNGYYRLNGNKYWITNGPDADTLVVYAKTDTTAGARGMTAFIVEKSMSGFSTSPHFDKLGMRGSNTAELIFDDVDVPFENVLGGEGKGVNVLMSGLDYERVVLSGIGVGIMHACLDHVVPYLHEREQFGQPIGNFQLMQGKLTDMYTAMNTARAYLYAVAAACDRGEVTRQDAAACVLYASEQAMQQAVQAVQAMGGAGFLNDSPVSRLMRDAKLMEIGAGTSEIRRMLCGRELMKVTA, via the coding sequence GTGTTCACAGCATCCATGCATTTCGCCCTCGGCGAGGAAATCGACGCGTTGCGGGACACGGTGCACCGCTGGGCGCAGGAGCGTGTCGCGCCGCGCGCGGCGGAGATCGACCAGAGCAACTGCTTCCCGCCCGAACTCTGGCGCGAGATGGGCGATCTCGGGCTCCTGGGCATCACCGTCAGCGAGGCCCACGGCGGGGCGGGCATGGGCTACCTCGCGCACAGCATCGCCGTTGAAGAGGTGGCGCGCGCCAGCGCCTCGGTGTCGCTGAGCTACGGCGCGCACTCGAACCTCTGCGTGAATCAGATTCACCTCAACGGCACGGACGAACAGAAGGCGAGGTACCTGCCGGGCCTGGTGTCTGGCGAACACGTGGGCGCGCTGGCGATGTCCGAGCCGAGTGCGGGTTCGGACGTGGTGTCGATGAAGCTCGCCGCCGAGAAGATGAACGGCTACTACCGACTGAACGGTAACAAGTACTGGATCACCAACGGCCCCGACGCCGACACGCTGGTGGTTTACGCCAAGACCGACACCACGGCCGGGGCACGCGGCATGACCGCGTTCATCGTCGAGAAGAGCATGAGCGGGTTCTCGACATCGCCGCACTTCGACAAACTCGGCATGCGCGGTTCGAACACCGCCGAGCTGATCTTCGACGACGTCGACGTGCCGTTCGAAAACGTGCTGGGCGGGGAGGGCAAAGGCGTCAACGTGCTGATGTCCGGGCTCGACTACGAGCGCGTGGTGCTCTCCGGCATCGGCGTCGGCATCATGCACGCCTGCCTTGACCACGTGGTGCCGTACCTGCACGAGCGCGAGCAGTTCGGCCAACCGATCGGCAACTTTCAGCTCATGCAGGGCAAGTTGACCGACATGTACACCGCAATGAACACCGCACGCGCCTACCTCTACGCGGTGGCGGCGGCCTGTGACCGGGGTGAAGTCACCCGCCAGGACGCGGCAGCCTGCGTGCTCTACGCCAGCGAACAGGCGATGCAGCAGGCGGTTCAGGCGGTCCAGGCCATGGGCGGCGCCGGCTTCCTCAACGATTCGCCGGTCAGCCGGCTGATGCGCGACGCGAAGCTCATGGAGATCGGTGCCGGCACCAGTGAGATCCGGCGCATGCTCTGCGGGCGCGAGCTGATGAAGGTCACCGCCTGA
- a CDS encoding biotin carboxylase N-terminal domain-containing protein yields MFSKILIANRGEIACRIQRTARALGVRTVAVYSDVDAGALHVEAADEAVCIGPAAASESYLRGDRIIEAAVSTGAEAIHPGYGFLSENAAFAEAVSAAGLVFIGPPASAITAMGLKDAAKARMEAAGVPVVPGYHGASQDPETLAYEAERIGYPVLIKARAGGGGKGMRLVSEPGAFAASLAAAQREAQASFGDAACLIEKFITSPRHIEIQVFADVHGNAVYLHERDCSLQRRHQKVIEEAPAPGMSDTVRAAMGEAAVTAAREIGYVGAGTIEFIADGSDGLRTDGFWFMEMNTRLQVEHPVTEAITGQDLVDWQLRVAAGEPLPLSQHEIPLTGWAVEARLYAEDPQNDFLPASGPIHHLSLPDTVRVDTGVRAGDSVSTHYDPMIAKVIAHAADRMSAFRDLACALDASELAGTTCNIDFLAALCRNPSVRDAQLDTGLIARDIDALTAPNPARDEARAVAAVVALGLGTPQPHEGFRLWVDPRQHCVLDDNGDTRVLEVRVERAGAYAVRSGDAAPVSVERLDGAWRVGPSRRRAHCHAAGEVITVFLDGHHRFSVPDPERAAADAALGGDQITAPMPGLVRALDVAVGDRVSAGDTLAVMEAMKMEHALPAPRDGVVDAVHATVGDQLDQGAVLISLAADAEPD; encoded by the coding sequence ATGTTCAGCAAGATCCTCATCGCCAACCGCGGGGAGATCGCCTGCCGCATCCAACGCACGGCACGCGCGCTCGGTGTGCGCACGGTGGCCGTGTATTCCGACGTCGATGCGGGCGCGCTGCACGTCGAGGCAGCCGACGAAGCCGTCTGCATCGGCCCCGCCGCGGCCAGCGAGAGTTACCTGCGCGGCGACCGGATCATCGAGGCCGCGGTGTCGACCGGCGCCGAGGCAATCCACCCGGGCTACGGGTTCCTCTCCGAAAACGCGGCCTTTGCCGAAGCCGTTTCGGCGGCGGGCCTCGTGTTCATCGGCCCGCCGGCCAGCGCGATCACGGCGATGGGGCTCAAGGATGCGGCCAAAGCCCGCATGGAAGCCGCGGGTGTGCCAGTCGTGCCGGGCTACCACGGCGCATCGCAGGACCCGGAGACGCTGGCGTATGAAGCCGAACGGATCGGGTACCCGGTGCTGATCAAGGCCCGCGCCGGCGGGGGTGGCAAGGGTATGCGGCTGGTCAGCGAGCCGGGTGCTTTCGCGGCGTCCCTGGCGGCCGCCCAACGCGAGGCCCAGGCAAGCTTCGGCGACGCCGCTTGCCTGATTGAAAAGTTCATCACATCACCGCGCCACATCGAAATTCAGGTGTTTGCCGACGTGCACGGCAACGCGGTGTACCTGCACGAACGCGACTGCTCGTTGCAACGCCGGCACCAGAAGGTCATCGAAGAGGCGCCGGCACCGGGCATGAGCGACACGGTGCGGGCGGCGATGGGTGAGGCGGCGGTGACCGCCGCGCGCGAGATCGGCTACGTCGGTGCCGGCACGATCGAATTCATCGCCGACGGCTCTGACGGTCTTCGCACAGACGGCTTCTGGTTCATGGAGATGAACACACGATTGCAAGTCGAGCACCCGGTGACCGAAGCGATCACCGGCCAGGACCTGGTCGATTGGCAACTGCGCGTGGCGGCGGGCGAACCCCTGCCGCTGTCACAGCATGAGATCCCGCTCACCGGCTGGGCGGTCGAAGCGCGGCTCTACGCCGAAGACCCGCAGAACGACTTTCTGCCCGCGAGCGGGCCGATCCACCACCTGTCACTGCCGGACACCGTGCGCGTCGACACCGGGGTGCGTGCGGGTGACTCGGTCAGCACCCATTACGACCCGATGATTGCCAAGGTGATTGCACACGCCGCGGACCGGATGTCGGCGTTCCGCGACCTCGCGTGTGCACTCGACGCCAGCGAGCTCGCCGGCACCACCTGCAACATCGATTTCCTCGCGGCACTCTGCCGCAACCCGTCGGTCCGCGACGCGCAACTCGACACCGGCCTCATCGCGCGTGACATCGACGCCTTGACGGCGCCCAACCCGGCGCGAGACGAGGCCCGCGCGGTCGCCGCCGTGGTGGCGCTGGGTCTCGGCACGCCGCAACCGCACGAGGGCTTCCGATTGTGGGTGGATCCGCGGCAGCACTGTGTGCTGGACGACAACGGCGACACCCGCGTGCTCGAGGTGCGGGTCGAGCGTGCCGGTGCGTACGCGGTCCGCTCGGGCGACGCAGCACCGGTATCGGTCGAGCGGCTCGACGGTGCCTGGCGCGTGGGCCCGTCGCGGCGCCGCGCCCACTGCCACGCTGCGGGTGAGGTGATCACGGTCTTTCTCGACGGGCACCACCGTTTCAGCGTGCCCGACCCCGAGCGGGCTGCGGCTGACGCGGCGCTCGGCGGCGATCAGATCACGGCGCCGATGCCGGGCCTCGTGCGGGCGCTGGACGTCGCCGTGGGCGACAGGGTCTCGGCGGGCGACACGCTCGCGGTGATGGAAGCGATGAAGATGGAGCACGCGCTGCCCGCACCGCGCGACGGTGTCGTCGACGCCGTCCACGCCACCGTGGGAGATCAGCTCGACCAGGGTGCCGTGTTGATCAGCCTGGCGGCGGACGCCGAGCCCGACTGA
- a CDS encoding SDR family NAD(P)-dependent oxidoreductase — protein sequence MAKPAELHSAIVTGAACGIGYAVAQRLVDDGAAVVLNDSDPDALEAAVAALRDRGGRCVACPGDAGDLAVIDTLVASALALAGRLDWAIANAGITAFGPFLSFDVDDFDRVVDLNLRGSFFLAQRAARQMIAQGDGGRVVLMSSVTGVQHHPDLVAYGMSKAGLRMLAKSIGVELAPHGITVNAVAPGATLTERTEQDPDYHATWSQLNPTGRVGTVDDIADAVAYLLSDGARHVTAHTLVVDGGWSAVSPPP from the coding sequence ATGGCCAAGCCGGCGGAGCTGCACTCCGCGATCGTCACCGGTGCCGCCTGCGGCATTGGCTACGCGGTCGCGCAACGTCTGGTCGATGACGGCGCCGCCGTGGTCCTCAACGACAGCGACCCGGACGCGCTCGAAGCCGCGGTGGCTGCGCTGCGTGACCGCGGTGGCCGCTGCGTGGCGTGCCCGGGCGACGCCGGCGACCTTGCCGTGATCGACACGCTGGTGGCGTCGGCGCTCGCACTCGCCGGGCGACTCGATTGGGCGATTGCCAACGCAGGCATCACCGCCTTCGGGCCCTTTCTGTCCTTTGACGTCGACGACTTCGACCGGGTGGTTGACCTGAACCTGCGCGGCAGTTTCTTTCTGGCCCAGCGTGCGGCGCGGCAGATGATTGCGCAGGGCGACGGCGGGCGTGTCGTGCTGATGTCTTCGGTGACCGGTGTACAGCACCACCCGGACCTCGTCGCCTACGGCATGAGCAAGGCTGGACTGCGCATGTTGGCCAAGTCGATCGGCGTTGAACTGGCCCCGCACGGCATCACCGTCAACGCGGTCGCACCGGGTGCGACCCTGACCGAGCGCACCGAACAGGACCCCGATTACCACGCCACCTGGTCGCAACTGAACCCGACAGGCCGCGTCGGCACGGTCGACGACATCGCCGACGCAGTGGCCTATCTGTTGTCCGATGGTGCGCGCCATGTGACGGCGCACACCCTGGTGGTCGACGGCGGTTGGTCAGCGGTGAGCCCGCCGCCCTGA
- a CDS encoding SCO family protein, which translates to MQIKSLAVPIAAVFAVIAGWWVGQQLPSGGTPISEQLARVVDQTPDGAPSLAGGHVMHPARAVDPFTLVNDTTEAVDQSSLKGQWTFMFMGYTFCPDICPITLTELDQVHRAIGPDDAGTVPTRSLFVSVDPRRDTPARLREYTGYFSESIDGVTGDNAQLAQFARAMRLVYLPAPEAPEGENYLVDHSAQVILTNPRGELQAIFTPPHNGSVIAEDFKAIRQWWAEQAG; encoded by the coding sequence ATGCAGATCAAAAGCCTCGCGGTGCCGATTGCCGCTGTCTTCGCGGTGATTGCCGGCTGGTGGGTCGGGCAGCAATTGCCGAGTGGCGGCACACCGATCAGTGAACAACTGGCGCGCGTGGTCGACCAGACGCCGGACGGGGCGCCGTCCCTGGCCGGGGGCCACGTGATGCACCCGGCGCGGGCTGTCGACCCCTTCACCCTGGTCAACGACACCACCGAAGCGGTCGATCAGAGCAGTCTGAAAGGGCAGTGGACGTTCATGTTCATGGGCTACACCTTTTGCCCTGACATCTGCCCGATCACGCTGACCGAACTCGACCAAGTACACCGGGCAATCGGGCCGGATGATGCCGGTACGGTGCCGACGCGCAGCCTGTTCGTCTCGGTTGATCCGCGGCGCGACACGCCAGCACGCTTGCGCGAGTACACCGGCTACTTCAGCGAGTCGATCGACGGTGTGACCGGCGACAACGCCCAGCTCGCCCAGTTTGCGCGGGCCATGCGACTTGTCTACCTGCCTGCGCCGGAGGCGCCCGAGGGCGAGAACTACCTCGTTGACCATTCGGCCCAGGTCATCCTCACCAACCCGCGTGGCGAGCTGCAGGCGATTTTCACGCCGCCACACAACGGCAGTGTGATCGCCGAGGACTTCAAAGCCATCCGTCAATGGTGGGCCGAACAGGCCGGCTGA